A genomic segment from Acidobacteriota bacterium encodes:
- a CDS encoding aminotransferase class I/II-fold pyridoxal phosphate-dependent enzyme, protein MEMETFDLERQQSLWEHRVDINLSESGVEPLTLAGLAALGLDLDGLHSMPLEYIQSNGTPELRAQLAGHYAGAAIENLLVTTGSAEANYVAVQVLVAPGDEVVAIVPNYLQVGLTARGLGAVVRDIPLLPGADESTWSLDWDAFDDAVGERTKLIYLSHPNNPTGHVFTPSELDRIAAAAERVGAWVLSDEVYRGAVHDLLPGEEAPGMWGRGERVVVVSSLSKSYGLPGARLGWMVGPPEFVERCWARRDFTTIAPAALSDPIARFATEPSNQERLFERARRMMRTNRATFRDWTGRQNGAIGYREPRAGAYGFVPLLEDGRPADCVAFTERLRLNRSVLLVAGRWAGMPGYLRFGLGVEPEAFEEGLRRVELELRDARVAS, encoded by the coding sequence ATGGAGATGGAGACCTTCGATCTCGAGCGGCAACAGTCGCTCTGGGAACATCGCGTCGACATCAACCTGAGCGAGAGTGGCGTCGAACCGCTGACGCTGGCCGGCCTGGCGGCGCTGGGGCTCGATCTGGACGGACTGCACTCGATGCCGCTCGAGTACATCCAGTCGAACGGCACGCCGGAACTGCGCGCGCAGCTCGCCGGGCACTACGCGGGGGCGGCGATCGAGAATCTGCTGGTGACCACCGGCTCGGCCGAGGCGAACTACGTGGCCGTGCAGGTGCTGGTCGCACCGGGCGACGAAGTGGTAGCGATCGTGCCGAACTACCTGCAGGTAGGTCTGACGGCCCGTGGTCTCGGGGCGGTGGTGCGAGACATACCGCTGCTCCCCGGCGCCGACGAATCGACCTGGTCGCTCGACTGGGACGCGTTCGATGACGCGGTGGGCGAGCGGACGAAGCTCATCTATCTGAGTCATCCGAACAACCCGACCGGCCACGTGTTCACGCCTTCGGAACTCGACCGGATCGCCGCCGCGGCCGAGCGGGTCGGCGCCTGGGTGCTTTCGGACGAGGTGTACCGCGGCGCCGTGCACGATCTTCTGCCCGGAGAGGAGGCCCCCGGCATGTGGGGGAGAGGTGAGCGCGTCGTCGTGGTTTCGAGCCTGTCCAAGTCGTACGGTCTGCCGGGCGCCCGTCTGGGCTGGATGGTCGGTCCGCCCGAGTTCGTCGAGCGCTGCTGGGCGAGGCGGGACTTCACGACGATCGCCCCCGCGGCGCTTTCCGACCCGATCGCACGGTTCGCGACCGAGCCGTCGAACCAGGAACGGCTGTTCGAACGGGCGCGGCGGATGATGCGCACCAACCGTGCGACCTTCCGCGACTGGACCGGCCGGCAGAACGGCGCCATCGGCTATCGCGAGCCGCGGGCCGGCGCCTACGGCTTCGTGCCGCTGCTGGAGGACGGCCGTCCGGCCGACTGCGTCGCCTTCACCGAACGGCTCCGGCTGAACCGCAGTGTTCTGCTGGTCGCGGGCCGCTGGGCCGGAATGCCCGGCTACCTCCGCTTCGGTCTGGGTGTCGAGCCGGAGGCCTTCGAAGAGGGCCTGCGCCGGGTGGAGCTGGAGCTCCGGGACGCCAGGGTCGCTTCGTGA
- a CDS encoding CoA ester lyase, whose amino-acid sequence MSSNRLRRAVHFVPGGNERMLAKSLGLEADTLILDLEDAVTPDRKVEVRREVAGWLEATDFGGKERAVRVNDLMTPWGREDVEVTMEHPPDAYVVPKVSGVDDVLRVDRLVAQLEMAHGHDLGDIALILIATETAGGALNLAHLTATNRVSALTWGAEDLSVSIGASRRRDERGEYLDVFRYCRSMTLLAARAGGAQPIDSVFTDIGDLDALRLDCQRAAWMGFEGKMTIHPNQIPIVNEVFTPSEAEIASAAALVAAFAENQAQGRMAFRHEGQMVDAPHLHRAERVLDRARQAGAIE is encoded by the coding sequence GTGAGCAGTAACCGGCTTCGACGCGCCGTCCACTTCGTTCCGGGGGGCAACGAGCGCATGCTGGCCAAGTCCCTGGGGCTCGAGGCCGACACGCTGATTCTCGATCTCGAGGACGCGGTGACGCCGGATCGCAAGGTTGAGGTGCGCCGCGAAGTGGCCGGCTGGCTCGAAGCGACCGATTTCGGCGGCAAGGAGCGGGCAGTACGGGTCAACGACCTGATGACGCCCTGGGGCCGGGAGGACGTCGAGGTCACGATGGAGCACCCGCCCGACGCCTACGTCGTACCGAAAGTGAGCGGCGTCGATGACGTGCTGCGAGTCGATCGGCTGGTCGCCCAACTCGAGATGGCCCACGGCCACGACCTGGGCGACATCGCGCTGATCCTGATCGCTACCGAGACGGCCGGCGGTGCGCTGAACCTCGCTCACCTGACCGCCACCAACCGTGTTTCGGCCCTGACCTGGGGCGCCGAGGACCTTTCCGTCTCGATCGGCGCGAGCCGGCGCCGGGACGAGCGCGGCGAGTACCTGGACGTGTTCCGCTACTGCCGGTCGATGACCCTGCTGGCCGCCCGTGCCGGCGGCGCCCAGCCGATCGACAGCGTGTTCACCGACATCGGCGACCTGGACGCCCTGCGTCTTGACTGCCAGCGGGCGGCGTGGATGGGCTTCGAGGGCAAGATGACGATTCATCCGAACCAGATCCCGATCGTCAACGAAGTCTTCACGCCAAGCGAGGCCGAGATCGCTTCCGCCGCCGCGCTGGTGGCGGCGTTCGCCGAGAATCAGGCCCAGGGACGAATGGCCTTCCGTCACGAAGGCCAGATGGTCGACGCTCCGCACCTGCACCGCGCGGAGCGAGTGCTCGATCGCGCCCGCCAGGCCGGCGCGATCGAGTAG
- a CDS encoding acyl carrier protein has translation MSATETRIQELARQHLDIGRDLDLDAGLLSSDISSLDAVAFVKKVGEAFGVEVPPEEVANWKNLRDFAAFLDSGAS, from the coding sequence GTGAGTGCAACCGAAACCCGCATCCAGGAACTCGCCCGCCAACACCTCGACATCGGAAGAGACCTGGATCTCGATGCCGGTTTGCTTTCTTCCGACATCTCGTCGCTCGACGCAGTGGCCTTCGTGAAGAAGGTCGGGGAGGCGTTCGGCGTTGAGGTGCCCCCCGAGGAGGTTGCGAACTGGAAGAACCTGCGGGACTTCGCCGCGTTTCTCGATTCCGGCGCCAGTTGA